One region of uncultured Sulfurimonas sp. genomic DNA includes:
- the lsrK gene encoding autoinducer-2 kinase has product MSHLMAIDAGTGSVRAVIFDEMGNQISVAQQEWTHLAEEGVANSMSFDFRANWKLTVGCIKKAILDANISGEDIVALSATSMREGIVLYDENGQELWAVANVDARADKEVKYLKENFSGIEEEFYKASGQTFALGALPRIMWLKNNRPEIYAKVAKISMIGDWILAKLSGDIATDPSNGGTTGIFSLYSRDWMPSMAKKVGLKDDIFVPCVEVGTPIGNVTKGASKETGLSTKTKVVMGGGDVQLGSAGLGVVEIGDVAILGGSFWQQVVNISSNTEPPRDMGIRVNPHVIPNQSQAEGITFFSGLVMRWFRDAFCEMEKLQAKEQGVDAYELLEQKAKDVPVGSHGIIPIFSDSMKYGKWYHASPSFLNLSIDPEVCNRASMFRSLQENAAIVSSINLDKIKEFTNLKIDTIVFAGGASRGALWSQILADVTGCKIRIPKVTEATALGAAMAAGVGAGIYESISDAAKKLVVWDKEYKPNMSNNKVYNELKIKFEKAYEAQLKLVDDNITASMWKAPGL; this is encoded by the coding sequence TTGAGTCATTTAATGGCGATAGATGCTGGAACGGGAAGTGTTCGAGCGGTCATCTTTGATGAGATGGGAAATCAAATCTCAGTAGCACAACAAGAGTGGACGCATCTAGCAGAAGAGGGCGTTGCTAACTCTATGAGTTTTGATTTTAGGGCTAACTGGAAACTAACAGTTGGATGCATAAAAAAAGCCATCTTAGATGCAAATATTAGTGGCGAAGATATAGTAGCTCTTAGTGCGACAAGTATGCGTGAGGGAATTGTCCTTTATGATGAAAATGGGCAAGAACTTTGGGCAGTTGCAAATGTAGATGCTAGAGCTGATAAAGAGGTAAAATATCTTAAAGAAAATTTCTCTGGCATCGAAGAAGAATTTTACAAAGCATCTGGACAAACTTTTGCTCTTGGCGCGCTTCCAAGGATAATGTGGTTAAAAAATAACAGACCTGAAATTTACGCAAAAGTAGCGAAAATCTCTATGATAGGAGATTGGATTTTAGCCAAACTCAGCGGAGATATTGCAACTGACCCAAGTAACGGTGGAACTACGGGAATCTTCTCTTTATACTCTCGTGATTGGATGCCAAGCATGGCAAAGAAAGTCGGTTTAAAAGATGATATTTTTGTTCCTTGCGTGGAAGTTGGAACTCCTATTGGAAATGTTACAAAAGGTGCATCTAAAGAAACAGGACTATCAACCAAAACTAAAGTAGTAATGGGTGGCGGTGATGTTCAACTAGGTTCAGCTGGTTTAGGTGTTGTTGAGATCGGAGACGTAGCCATTCTTGGCGGTTCATTTTGGCAACAAGTCGTAAACATATCAAGTAACACAGAACCTCCAAGGGACATGGGCATAAGAGTAAATCCTCACGTTATTCCAAATCAATCTCAAGCTGAGGGAATTACATTTTTTAGTGGTTTAGTTATGCGTTGGTTTAGAGATGCTTTTTGTGAGATGGAAAAACTTCAAGCAAAAGAGCAGGGTGTAGATGCTTATGAGTTACTAGAGCAAAAAGCTAAAGATGTACCCGTTGGTTCTCACGGAATTATTCCGATTTTTTCCGACTCTATGAAGTATGGAAAATGGTATCATGCAAGTCCAAGCTTTTTAAATCTTAGCATCGACCCTGAGGTCTGTAACAGGGCATCTATGTTTAGAAGTTTGCAAGAAAATGCGGCAATTGTCTCAAGCATAAACCTTGATAAAATCAAAGAATTTACGAATTTAAAAATAGATACTATCGTATTTGCAGGAGGTGCTAGCAGAGGTGCTTTATGGTCGCAGATATTAGCTGATGTAACAGGCTGTAAAATCCGCATCCCAAAAGTCACAGAAGCAACAGCTCTTGGGGCTGCAATGGCGGCTGGAGTTGGTGCTGGCATCTATGAATCCATCTCAGATGCAGCAAAAAAGTTAGTTGTGTGGGACAAAGAGTATAAGCCAAATATGAGTAACAATAAAGTATATAATGAGCTTAAAATTAAGTTTGAAAAAGCTTATGAAGCGCAACTAAAGTTAGTTGATGATAACATCACGGCTTCAATGTGGAAGGCACCAGGCTTATAG
- the metK gene encoding methionine adenosyltransferase — MYLFTSEVVSPGHPDKCADIIADSIVDRLIIADSKSRVASEVFVAGKHVVIGGEVTSKANLSNAEYTKIVKDALIGIGYDGKSAFTKEQCLFPEDVKVQVLLNQQSPDINQGVDQEDGETGAGDQGIMFGYASNETADYMPAAITYARVLSDKVYHYALKHNHKLGVDIKTQVTLDYGTKENFENCEPQSIHTIVVSAPSNEDMDITEVRALLQGLIDDAGLPTDLYDPKKTIVHLNPTGRYVSHSPLHDSGLTGRKLIVDSFGGYAPIGGGAQSSKDYTKVDRSGLYAGRWLAKHIVAAGFAKKCSVQLSYAIGVARPTSVSVDTYGTVCEGLDDDKLSTFVADSFSLTPNWITAKFGLDKPSAETFLYADVAARGQVGQSDYPWEKLDAMDVFKKLK; from the coding sequence ATGTATTTATTCACAAGTGAAGTAGTATCCCCAGGTCACCCAGACAAATGTGCAGACATCATAGCAGACAGCATCGTTGATAGACTAATCATAGCAGATTCAAAAAGTAGAGTAGCATCAGAAGTTTTTGTTGCAGGTAAACATGTAGTTATTGGTGGAGAGGTTACATCTAAAGCTAATCTTAGCAATGCCGAGTACACAAAAATAGTCAAAGATGCACTAATTGGTATCGGTTATGATGGAAAAAGTGCTTTTACAAAAGAGCAGTGTCTATTTCCAGAAGATGTAAAAGTTCAAGTGCTTTTAAATCAACAATCACCAGATATAAATCAGGGAGTTGATCAAGAAGATGGTGAAACTGGTGCTGGTGATCAGGGAATCATGTTTGGATATGCTTCAAATGAGACAGCTGATTATATGCCTGCTGCTATTACATACGCTAGAGTTTTAAGCGATAAAGTATATCACTACGCATTAAAGCACAACCACAAACTTGGTGTAGATATTAAAACTCAGGTTACACTTGATTATGGAACTAAAGAGAACTTTGAAAACTGTGAACCACAATCAATTCACACTATCGTTGTTTCAGCTCCATCAAATGAAGATATGGACATTACAGAAGTAAGAGCACTTCTTCAAGGTCTAATCGACGATGCTGGACTTCCAACAGATTTGTATGACCCTAAAAAAACAATCGTTCACTTAAACCCAACTGGTAGATATGTAAGTCACTCTCCACTTCATGATAGTGGATTAACTGGTAGAAAACTAATTGTTGATAGCTTTGGTGGTTATGCTCCTATTGGTGGTGGTGCTCAGTCAAGTAAAGACTACACAAAAGTTGATAGAAGTGGTCTTTATGCAGGTCGCTGGTTGGCAAAACACATAGTTGCTGCTGGTTTTGCAAAAAAATGTTCGGTTCAACTATCTTACGCTATTGGTGTTGCTCGTCCTACTTCAGTTTCAGTTGATACATATGGAACAGTTTGTGAAGGTCTTGATGATGATAAACTCTCAACTTTTGTAGCTGATAGTTTTTCACTGACTCCAAACTGGATTACAGCTAAATTTGGTCTTGATAAACCAAGTGCAGAGACTTTCCTTTATGCAGATGTAGCAGCTCGTGGTCAAGTTGGTCAGAGTGATTATCCTTGGGAAAAACTAGATGCTATGGATGTATTTAAAAAGCTAAAATAA
- the mqnE gene encoding aminofutalosine synthase MqnE has protein sequence MLIKDKILAGKRVNFDEALSLYEMDFFELGELADAKRKALHGKKTYFNINRHINPTNKCADICKFCAYSANRKNPNEYTMTHEEIMSIVKDVESRGAKEVHIVSAHNPDTGLEWYLDIFKKIKDAYPQMHVKALTAAEVDFLARQYSKTYDEILDLMVQNGVDSMPGGGAEIFDEKVRDYICKGKVTSDQWLEIHRKWHERGKMSNVTMLFGHVEKREHRIDHMMRIRELQDKTGGFNAFIPLVYQTENNYLKVTEFMTANEILKTMAISRIVLDNVPNLKAYWVTSTVSLALLAQEFGANDLDGTIEKESINSAAGAKSANGVNLEEFVALIKNSGFTPVERDSVYNEIKEW, from the coding sequence ATGCTAATCAAAGATAAAATTTTAGCAGGTAAGAGAGTAAACTTTGATGAGGCTCTTAGCCTTTATGAGATGGACTTTTTTGAGCTTGGAGAGTTAGCAGATGCTAAGAGAAAAGCACTCCATGGCAAGAAGACATACTTTAATATAAACCGTCATATAAATCCTACAAATAAGTGTGCGGACATTTGTAAATTTTGTGCATACTCAGCAAATAGAAAAAATCCAAATGAATACACAATGACTCATGAAGAGATTATGAGTATCGTAAAAGATGTTGAATCTCGCGGTGCAAAAGAGGTTCATATAGTCTCTGCTCATAATCCTGATACGGGGTTAGAGTGGTATCTTGATATCTTTAAAAAGATAAAAGATGCTTATCCTCAGATGCACGTAAAAGCTCTGACCGCTGCTGAGGTTGACTTTTTGGCTAGACAATATAGTAAAACTTATGATGAGATATTAGACTTGATGGTGCAAAATGGAGTTGACTCTATGCCTGGTGGCGGAGCTGAAATCTTTGATGAGAAAGTTAGAGACTACATTTGTAAGGGTAAAGTAACATCTGATCAATGGCTTGAAATCCATAGAAAATGGCATGAACGCGGAAAAATGTCAAATGTTACTATGCTTTTTGGACATGTTGAAAAAAGAGAACATCGCATAGACCATATGATGAGAATAAGAGAACTTCAAGATAAAACAGGTGGTTTTAACGCTTTTATACCTCTTGTTTATCAAACAGAAAACAACTACCTAAAAGTTACAGAGTTTATGACTGCAAATGAGATTTTAAAGACTATGGCAATCAGTCGCATCGTTTTAGATAATGTACCAAACTTAAAAGCATACTGGGTTACTTCAACTGTAAGTCTTGCACTTCTCGCTCAAGAGTTTGGTGCAAATGATTTGGATGGAACCATAGAAAAAGAGTCTATAAACTCGGCCGCAGGGGCAAAGAGTGCAAATGGTGTGAATCTTGAAGAGTTTGTAGCACTCATTAAAAATAGCGGATTTACTCCTGTTGAGAGAGACAGCGTATATAATGAAATAAAAGAGTGGTAA
- a CDS encoding transposase, translating to MHTNLPHFSQINQYQFITFRTKDSTDEFILKQLKNNLLETKIIQHNIDAHLDKSNKGSYLNHQIVDIIKNYLTVIDKSLCEIVAFSIMQNHIHLILVQKTKLSEIMRNIKGGLSFLVNKELGKKGSLWQKDYYDKAIRDEKHFQRTYNYVKNNALKAGLEDY from the coding sequence TTGCATACAAATCTTCCTCACTTCTCTCAAATAAATCAATACCAATTTATAACATTCAGAACAAAAGATAGCACAGACGAATTTATACTAAAACAGCTCAAAAATAATTTATTAGAAACTAAAATTATTCAACATAACATAGATGCACACTTAGATAAATCAAATAAAGGAAGCTATTTAAACCATCAAATTGTAGATATTATAAAAAATTATTTAACTGTTATAGATAAAAGTTTGTGTGAGATAGTAGCTTTTAGTATTATGCAAAATCATATACATTTAATACTTGTACAAAAAACGAAACTTTCTGAAATTATGAGAAATATAAAGGGCGGACTTAGTTTTTTAGTCAATAAAGAACTAGGTAAAAAAGGTAGTTTATGGCAGAAAGATTATTATGACAAGGCAATACGCGATGAAAAACATTTTCAAAGAACTTATAATTATGTTAAAAATAATGCATTAAAAGCTGGTTTGGAAGATTATTAA
- a CDS encoding helix-hairpin-helix domain-containing protein gives MKFLITFLMLVGAVFASVDINNADANSFATLKGVGAKKAETIVAYRDANGCFSKIEELSNVKGIGSKTIEKNKADLVLGKCKK, from the coding sequence ATGAAGTTTTTAATTACATTCCTTATGCTTGTTGGTGCGGTTTTTGCTAGCGTAGATATAAATAATGCAGATGCAAACTCTTTTGCTACTTTAAAGGGTGTTGGAGCTAAAAAAGCTGAGACTATTGTGGCTTATAGAGATGCAAACGGTTGTTTTTCAAAAATTGAAGAACTTTCAAATGTCAAAGGTATTGGCTCTAAAACAATAGAGAAAAATAAAGCAGATTTAGTTTTAGGCAAGTGTAAAAAATAA
- a CDS encoding glycosyltransferase family A protein: MSVVIPSYNRYEFLKRSLSSVFAQTHLPFEVIVIDDGSMDNTSNIKQDFPQIKYIYQQNSGVSSARNLGVKNSSSSWIAFLDSDDEWHPKKLKLQVEFHKNNPDIFMSYTDELWIREGSEVKVPKKYQKYGGEVFDKCLSHCIIAPSSVLIHKKLFNKFGVFDENLEVCEDYDLWLRIASFEKIGLVDEKLIIKYAGHEDQLSFKYWGMDRFRVKSLEKLLGATEVAHPNVLALFGRTTSVVPENSGKGEAKATHPEQIRRANEATHPEQIGRATLVAPNISENKSSHSRILILKELIKKYTLLLKGAIKHDKIADKQTYEKRLKELNNELNQRN; this comes from the coding sequence ATTTCAGTAGTTATTCCCTCGTATAACAGATATGAGTTTTTGAAACGTTCATTAAGCTCAGTTTTTGCTCAAACTCATCTTCCTTTTGAAGTCATTGTTATTGACGATGGCTCTATGGATAATACCTCTAACATCAAACAAGATTTTCCTCAAATAAAATATATTTATCAACAAAACAGCGGTGTCTCTTCTGCTAGAAATTTAGGTGTAAAAAACTCCAGTTCTAGTTGGATAGCATTTTTGGATTCTGATGATGAATGGCATCCTAAGAAGTTAAAATTACAAGTAGAGTTTCACAAAAACAATCCCGATATTTTTATGAGTTATACGGATGAATTGTGGATAAGAGAAGGAAGTGAGGTTAAAGTACCTAAAAAATACCAAAAATACGGAGGAGAGGTTTTTGATAAATGTTTGAGTCATTGTATCATAGCACCATCATCTGTTTTAATTCACAAGAAGTTGTTTAATAAATTTGGAGTATTTGATGAGAATTTAGAAGTTTGTGAAGATTATGATTTGTGGCTTAGGATTGCATCTTTTGAGAAAATAGGATTAGTAGATGAAAAACTTATTATAAAATATGCGGGGCATGAAGATCAGCTTAGTTTTAAGTATTGGGGGATGGATAGGTTTCGAGTAAAGTCACTTGAGAAGTTATTAGGTGCGACTGAAGTCGCACATCCTAATGTCTTAGCCCTTTTTGGACGTACGACTTCAGTCGTACCTGAGAACTCAGGTAAAGGTGAGGCTAAAGCCACACATCCAGAACAAATAAGACGTGCGAATGAAGCCACACATCCAGAACAAATAGGACGTGCGACTTTAGTTGCACCAAATATAAGTGAGAATAAAAGCTCACATTCAAGAATATTAATTTTAAAAGAACTTATAAAAAAATATACTCTGCTGCTTAAAGGTGCGATAAAACATGATAAAATAGCGGACAAACAAACGTATGAAAAAAGATTAAAAGAATTGAATAATGAACTTAACCAAAGAAACTAA
- a CDS encoding STT3 domain-containing protein → MNLTKETKTTLLYITIAFLFSVAMRMIWVSQFSGYEAFMFNNQFMINTNDGYIWAEGARDLLSGTGTNPDAQNFYDKFHQLNDLSPVSSAASGLTALLVYILPFSFESIIFYMPIFLSSLLVIPIILIAKSIDNLEMGFIAALLASIAWSYYNRTMIGYYDTDMLNIVLPMFLLWSIIWAIKTNEDKYLLITALDILVYRWWYPQSYALEFAFFGLILFYALVFDRKNLYNYKLLAIMMFAMLNIDGFIRFPIVLAVLYVFKQDKYQKYIYHILALSILAFFATGGFDPIWGQLKNYVFKDAIESLDKGLNLHFYSVMQTIREAGQIPFETFANRISGHTITLILSIVGYIYLSYKHKIMLFGLPMVGLGFLALVGGLRFTIYAVPVLALGVAFLITQISLKMPTTKLKYLSMIAFTLMILYPNYKHIESYRVPTVFNSDEVKVLDKLKDIASREDYVVSWWDYGYPIRYYSDVKTLADGGKHSGSVNFPLSFMLNKPQDLSAKMARLDVEYTEIAFKVAEKNKDLNESQQIKRFSNIEEMTKEYGFNDTNDFLLSLETDIKLPNKTRDIYFFLPYRMLSIFPTVSVFSNLDLMSGKQNKAPFFFISRDFQETKNTLELGSGVSLDKKNNTITIGKDKVALRRVVNTLYDKNMQLQKSVQLRDFKAPLSLIYMADYKTFLLLDEKTYNSLYIQLMVLEEYDKNLFEKVITNPHAKVYKLKI, encoded by the coding sequence ATGAACTTAACCAAAGAAACTAAAACAACATTACTTTATATAACCATAGCCTTTTTATTCTCTGTAGCTATGCGTATGATCTGGGTCTCTCAGTTTAGTGGGTATGAAGCATTTATGTTTAATAATCAGTTTATGATAAATACTAATGATGGTTACATTTGGGCGGAGGGAGCAAGAGATTTACTTAGCGGAACTGGCACAAATCCAGATGCACAAAACTTTTATGATAAATTTCATCAGTTAAATGATCTCTCTCCGGTCTCTAGTGCCGCATCTGGGTTAACCGCACTTTTGGTTTATATTTTACCTTTTTCTTTTGAATCTATAATATTTTATATGCCAATTTTTCTAAGTTCACTTCTTGTTATACCTATAATTTTAATAGCTAAAAGTATAGATAATCTTGAGATGGGATTTATTGCAGCACTTCTTGCATCTATAGCATGGAGTTACTATAATCGCACAATGATTGGCTACTATGATACAGATATGTTAAACATAGTTTTACCTATGTTCTTGCTCTGGTCGATTATATGGGCTATAAAAACAAATGAAGATAAATATCTGCTTATTACAGCACTTGATATTTTAGTTTATAGATGGTGGTATCCTCAAAGTTATGCTTTAGAGTTTGCTTTTTTTGGTCTCATACTTTTTTATGCTTTGGTGTTTGATAGAAAAAATCTATATAACTATAAGCTTTTGGCTATTATGATGTTTGCTATGTTAAACATTGATGGATTTATACGATTTCCTATTGTTTTAGCGGTGCTTTATGTTTTCAAACAAGACAAATATCAAAAATATATTTATCATATTTTAGCTTTGTCTATATTGGCTTTTTTTGCAACTGGTGGATTTGACCCTATCTGGGGACAGTTAAAAAACTATGTTTTTAAAGATGCCATTGAGAGTTTAGATAAAGGATTGAACCTGCATTTTTATTCGGTTATGCAAACCATTAGAGAAGCAGGGCAGATTCCATTTGAGACTTTTGCAAATCGTATAAGTGGGCATACTATTACGCTTATATTGTCCATCGTTGGATATATCTATCTCTCTTATAAACATAAAATTATGCTTTTTGGTCTTCCTATGGTTGGGCTTGGTTTTTTAGCTCTAGTTGGTGGACTTAGATTTACTATATATGCTGTTCCTGTTTTAGCCCTTGGAGTTGCTTTTTTAATAACTCAAATCTCACTAAAGATGCCAACAACAAAACTAAAGTATTTAAGTATGATAGCTTTTACTTTAATGATTTTGTATCCTAATTACAAGCATATTGAGTCATATAGAGTTCCTACCGTTTTTAACTCTGATGAGGTTAAAGTTTTAGATAAGTTAAAAGATATTGCAAGTAGAGAAGATTATGTAGTTTCATGGTGGGATTATGGTTATCCTATTCGCTATTACTCAGATGTAAAAACACTCGCTGATGGGGGAAAACATAGCGGTAGTGTTAATTTTCCACTTAGTTTTATGTTAAACAAACCACAAGATTTATCTGCAAAAATGGCTAGACTAGATGTTGAGTACACAGAGATAGCTTTTAAAGTAGCTGAGAAAAATAAAGATTTAAATGAATCTCAACAGATAAAACGCTTTAGTAATATAGAAGAGATGACAAAAGAGTATGGTTTTAATGATACAAATGACTTTTTACTCTCTTTGGAGACCGATATAAAATTGCCAAATAAAACAAGAGATATTTACTTTTTTCTTCCATATAGAATGTTAAGTATATTTCCAACGGTAAGTGTATTTTCTAATTTAGACCTAATGAGTGGTAAGCAAAACAAAGCTCCATTTTTCTTTATAAGTAGAGATTTTCAAGAGACAAAAAATACTTTAGAATTAGGTAGTGGTGTCTCTTTAGACAAGAAAAATAACACAATAACTATAGGTAAAGATAAGGTAGCTTTAAGAAGAGTTGTAAATACTCTCTACGATAAAAATATGCAACTGCAAAAGAGTGTACAACTTAGGGATTTTAAAGCACCTCTTAGTTTGATATATATGGCAGATTATAAAACTTTTTTACTCTTAGATGAAAAAACTTACAACTCTTTATATATTCAGTTAATGGTTCTTGAAGAGTATGATAAAAATTTATTTGAAAAAGTTATAACAAATCCTCATGCAAAAGTATATAAACTAAAGATTTAG
- a CDS encoding DNA ligase produces MMKISFLLLFLSSLLFGDKPQLFLLNNYTQDKNVTSWYMSEKLDGVRAYWDGEKLISRGGKVFSAPSFFTQDFPKHKLDGELWSKRGNFSNISSIVRTKGEAKATHPEERGCTTLVVPKSQRWEKLTYNIFEVPQAKGNLLQRLSNVKETKYLKLIKQIKVKDKKHLDEFLKSVEEKGGEGVVVRDGSLNYYTGRDNNSLKVKSYIDAECEVVGYNKGSAKYKNVVGSLSCKMQNNQIIKIGSGLNNHQRQNPPEIGAIITFKYYGLTSKGNPRFPIFLYVRHKKEEI; encoded by the coding sequence ATGATGAAAATATCTTTTTTACTACTGTTTTTATCCTCTTTACTTTTTGGAGATAAGCCTCAGTTGTTTCTTTTAAACAACTACACTCAAGATAAAAATGTCACATCTTGGTATATGAGTGAAAAGCTTGATGGAGTTAGAGCTTATTGGGATGGAGAAAAATTAATATCAAGAGGTGGTAAAGTCTTTTCTGCTCCGTCTTTTTTTACACAGGATTTTCCAAAGCATAAATTAGATGGAGAACTTTGGAGTAAAAGAGGGAATTTTTCTAATATTTCTTCAATTGTTAGAACAAAAGGTGAGGCTAAAGCCACACATCCAGAGGAAAGAGGATGTACGACTTTAGTCGTACCAAAAAGCCAAAGATGGGAAAAATTAACGTACAATATTTTTGAAGTACCACAAGCAAAAGGTAATTTACTTCAAAGACTCTCAAACGTAAAAGAGACAAAATACTTAAAACTCATAAAACAGATAAAAGTAAAAGACAAAAAGCACTTGGATGAGTTTTTAAAAAGTGTTGAGGAAAAAGGTGGAGAGGGCGTTGTTGTGCGTGATGGGAGTTTGAACTACTACACAGGTAGAGATAATAACTCTTTAAAAGTAAAAAGCTACATAGATGCAGAGTGTGAAGTCGTAGGCTACAACAAAGGTAGTGCAAAATACAAAAATGTAGTGGGATCACTATCTTGTAAGATGCAAAATAATCAAATCATAAAAATTGGAAGTGGTTTAAATAACCATCAAAGACAAAATCCACCAGAAATTGGTGCTATAATAACATTTAAATATTATGGTTTAACATCAAAAGGCAATCCAAGATTTCCTATATTTTTGTATGTTAGACACAAAAAAGAAGAGATATGA
- a CDS encoding glucose-6-phosphate isomerase (catalyzes the formation of D-fructose 6-phosphate from D-glucose 6-phosphate), whose product MNYKHNFNPSISDADVFNEIVKEKESIGYYNLVHQDTTEFKEYAKSVKQKNIVVIGIGGSTLGTYAIYKFLKHSKTLSKQLYFLETTDPIDIKSKVQAIDLNDTLFIVISKSGTTIETVSIFKYINSLIKCNKNNTLVITENDSKLNFYAKSNDIKTFDIPKDVGGRFSVFSAVGLLPLAIVGLDIDELLKGAKEIHDDFFDNGFIVEDGSMTSVVLDNAVKGEAKATYPTKVSANKRILKKARFFVEYKNNFNINVVFSYSSRLEGFNKWYIQLWGESLGKVDINSTRQGLTPIGIIGPIDQHSFLQLIVEGRRDKTVTVIKVDDFHSELKIPHIKLDGLEELDYIDGLEFSSLIKSQADATIESINNLNDIPCDVITIDGVCERAIASLMYEYELLTSICAKFMYINAYNQPGVESGKIILKEKLKH is encoded by the coding sequence ATGAACTATAAACACAATTTTAATCCAAGTATATCAGATGCTGATGTTTTTAATGAAATAGTAAAAGAAAAAGAGAGTATAGGCTATTATAATCTTGTACATCAAGATACTACAGAGTTTAAAGAGTATGCTAAGAGTGTTAAGCAAAAAAATATTGTAGTTATAGGTATAGGTGGAAGCACACTTGGAACTTATGCTATTTATAAATTTTTAAAACACTCTAAAACTCTTTCTAAGCAACTCTATTTTTTAGAAACAACAGACCCTATAGATATAAAGTCAAAAGTTCAGGCTATAGACTTAAACGACACTCTTTTTATAGTTATATCAAAGTCAGGTACTACTATTGAGACCGTTTCTATTTTTAAGTATATAAATTCACTTATAAAATGCAATAAAAACAATACTTTAGTTATAACAGAAAATGACTCAAAGCTTAACTTTTATGCAAAAAGTAATGATATTAAAACTTTTGATATTCCAAAAGATGTAGGTGGAAGATTTTCAGTTTTTAGTGCAGTTGGTTTGCTTCCTCTTGCAATAGTTGGACTTGATATAGATGAGCTTTTAAAAGGTGCAAAAGAGATACATGATGATTTTTTTGACAATGGTTTTATAGTAGAAGATGGAAGTATGACTTCAGTCGTGCTTGACAACGCAGTTAAGGGTGAGGCTAAAGCCACATATCCTACAAAAGTTTCAGCAAATAAACGTATATTAAAAAAAGCTAGATTTTTTGTGGAGTATAAAAATAATTTTAACATAAATGTAGTTTTTTCTTACTCTTCAAGGTTAGAGGGTTTTAACAAATGGTATATCCAACTTTGGGGTGAAAGCTTAGGAAAAGTTGATATAAATAGTACAAGACAAGGTCTAACTCCCATAGGAATTATCGGACCAATAGACCAACACTCTTTTTTACAACTTATAGTTGAGGGAAGAAGAGATAAAACAGTTACGGTTATAAAAGTAGATGATTTTCATAGTGAATTAAAAATTCCTCATATAAAACTCGATGGTTTAGAAGAGTTAGACTACATAGATGGCTTAGAATTTTCTTCACTTATAAAAAGTCAAGCAGATGCTACAATAGAGTCAATAAATAACTTAAATGATATACCATGTGATGTAATAACAATAGATGGTGTTTGTGAAAGAGCAATAGCATCTCTAATGTATGAGTATGAACTTTTAACTTCTATATGTGCAAAATTTATGTATATAAATGCTTATAATCAACCTGGAGTTGAGAGTGGTAAGATAATACTCAAAGAAAAATTAAAACATTAA